The following proteins come from a genomic window of Deinococcus malanensis:
- a CDS encoding E3 binding domain-containing protein — protein sequence MERIAPLAKILAEANGIDWQHLQGSGEGGQIVEQDILTHLARIMTGEEEPPPTPVDAPPPDWNGEDIPGGGMFSADMLSKAGVDSDIAAFVEQTRPGADVAAPAASAAAADDEDMEFELEEEDAPAAAEPVPAPIAVSQPAQPMAASEPLPVPTPPSVPAPTPPASGGAAAGLGSLLSRLYKTSPAAETPAQPTASAAPAAAPEVPVQPPVAPVMTPATVVETPTMRDTPVVQETPVVEDTPVVPAVAASAPVVEAPVEEAPVAAEVQTPAPTFPAVSPAPEPVAAAPAPAPVAPQAEPVVSPVAIPAAAQSAPAQPAAIQDATWFGVYLRRDANLSAVTDLRMQLTDALGQDVPLSLLVARAAQRHADRLGLGSVALHDGQRTRSVGSGHLRDALHGLDTDHDGTPDLLIVDAGARDLDDLHFPHTLTLSIGRVQGGRAALSLNGNVDTAQAAQFLADLAGTLERPIVLVL from the coding sequence ATGGAACGCATTGCTCCGCTCGCCAAGATTCTGGCGGAAGCGAACGGGATCGACTGGCAGCACCTGCAGGGCAGCGGCGAAGGTGGCCAGATTGTCGAGCAGGACATCCTCACGCACCTGGCGCGCATCATGACCGGCGAGGAAGAGCCGCCGCCCACTCCGGTGGACGCTCCTCCGCCCGACTGGAACGGTGAGGACATCCCCGGCGGAGGCATGTTCAGTGCCGACATGCTGAGCAAGGCTGGCGTGGACAGCGATATCGCTGCGTTCGTGGAACAGACCCGTCCCGGTGCGGACGTCGCGGCCCCGGCAGCTTCGGCCGCAGCCGCAGACGACGAGGACATGGAATTCGAGCTCGAGGAAGAGGACGCTCCCGCAGCCGCCGAGCCCGTTCCTGCGCCCATTGCGGTGAGCCAGCCGGCGCAGCCCATGGCCGCCAGTGAGCCGCTGCCTGTCCCGACGCCACCCAGTGTTCCGGCCCCCACGCCTCCTGCTTCCGGTGGAGCCGCCGCCGGCCTGGGCAGCCTGCTCTCGCGCCTGTACAAGACCAGCCCTGCGGCCGAAACCCCGGCTCAACCTACCGCCAGCGCCGCGCCTGCCGCCGCACCAGAGGTTCCGGTTCAGCCACCGGTCGCTCCGGTCATGACGCCAGCCACCGTGGTGGAGACGCCCACCATGCGCGACACGCCCGTGGTCCAGGAGACGCCTGTCGTGGAGGACACCCCGGTTGTGCCGGCAGTGGCCGCCAGCGCTCCTGTGGTGGAAGCACCGGTCGAGGAAGCTCCCGTCGCCGCCGAGGTTCAGACACCCGCCCCGACCTTCCCTGCGGTCTCTCCGGCCCCGGAGCCGGTGGCAGCCGCCCCGGCCCCCGCCCCCGTCGCACCGCAGGCTGAGCCGGTGGTCTCCCCTGTCGCCATACCGGCCGCTGCTCAGTCCGCACCGGCTCAGCCTGCAGCCATCCAGGACGCCACATGGTTCGGGGTGTACCTGCGCCGCGACGCCAACCTGAGCGCTGTGACCGACCTGCGCATGCAGCTCACCGACGCCCTGGGCCAGGATGTCCCCCTGTCCCTGCTGGTCGCCCGCGCAGCTCAGCGTCACGCTGACCGCCTGGGCCTCGGCAGCGTAGCCCTGCACGACGGGCAGCGTACCCGCAGCGTCGGCAGCGGGCACCTGCGCGACGCCCTGCACGGACTGGATACCGACCACGACGGTACCCCGGACCTGCTGATTGTTGACGCCGGAGCCCGAGACCTCGACGACCTGCACTTCCCGCACACTCTGACCCTCAGTATCGGGCGGGTGCAGGGTGGCCGCGCGGCCCTGAGCCTTAACGGCAACGTGGACACGGCGCAGGCCGCGCAGTTCCTGGCCGATCTGGCCGGCACCCTGGAACGGCCCATCGTTCTGGTGCTGTAA
- a CDS encoding Glu/Leu/Phe/Val dehydrogenase family protein has translation MLILEEMQSRGHEALTLLHHAPTGLRAALAIHSTVLGPAIAGVRLRDQDEELAVRGALALSESLTLKAALAGLNYGGGACVLMMPEAGVEDPHAREALFRALGRQVHPMATRVVLTEDIGVTPADIAFLAQETPSTLGMNTDTSSVTGYGVYRGIKAAARHALGSESMRGVRVAIVGVGAVGRSLAMHLHREGARLTISDERQDRAVALADELDNVTVAGVGEILDTPCDILSPCGYGHSIRSEDVPRLQCRLIAGGEHHPLTRRGEAAVKEAGIIYMPDYAINAAGLIAAATGSDATHAAERVYQTVNRIVAAAEQYGKAPHVVARRMAERRIDLIGSLGRA, from the coding sequence ATGTTGATACTTGAAGAGATGCAGTCGCGTGGCCATGAGGCCCTGACGCTGCTTCACCATGCGCCGACCGGCCTGCGCGCGGCCCTGGCCATCCACTCCACGGTGCTGGGCCCGGCCATTGCGGGGGTGCGCCTGCGCGATCAGGACGAGGAACTCGCCGTGCGCGGCGCGCTGGCCCTGTCCGAGAGCCTGACCCTGAAAGCTGCGCTGGCCGGACTGAACTACGGCGGCGGCGCCTGCGTGCTGATGATGCCCGAGGCCGGGGTAGAAGACCCGCATGCCCGCGAAGCGCTGTTCCGGGCCCTGGGCCGCCAGGTGCATCCGATGGCCACCCGGGTGGTCCTGACCGAGGACATCGGCGTGACGCCCGCTGACATCGCCTTTCTGGCCCAGGAAACCCCCAGTACCCTGGGCATGAACACCGACACCAGCAGCGTGACCGGCTACGGCGTGTACCGGGGCATCAAGGCTGCCGCCCGGCATGCCCTGGGCAGCGAGAGCATGCGTGGCGTGCGGGTGGCCATCGTCGGCGTCGGGGCGGTGGGCCGCTCGCTGGCCATGCACCTGCACCGCGAGGGCGCCCGGCTGACCATTTCCGACGAGCGGCAGGACCGGGCCGTGGCCCTGGCCGACGAACTTGACAATGTGACGGTGGCGGGTGTGGGCGAGATCCTGGATACGCCCTGCGACATCCTGTCCCCCTGTGGCTACGGTCACAGCATCCGCAGCGAGGACGTACCCCGGCTGCAGTGCCGCCTGATCGCCGGCGGTGAGCATCACCCGCTCACACGGCGGGGCGAGGCGGCGGTGAAGGAAGCGGGCATCATCTATATGCCGGACTACGCCATCAACGCCGCTGGCCTGATTGCCGCAGCCACCGGAAGTGACGCCACCCACGCCGCGGAGCGCGTCTATCAGACCGTCAACCGCATCGTTGCGGCGGCCGAGCAGTACGGCAAGGCGCCGCACGTGGTGGCCCGGCGCATGGCCGAGCGCCGCATCGACCTGATCGGCAGCCTGGGGCGCGCGTGA
- the udk gene encoding uridine kinase, producing MTAGHARPFVIGVAGGSGSGKTTVTRRVIETVGGNGVSVLNQDNYYRDQSDILFGARLNTNYDHPAAFDWPLLRSHLDALLSGVPIDMPEYDFTQHTRSAQTTTVLPGAVVVLEGFFALYDEELRGRMHLKVFVDADADVRFIRRLLRDTQERGRTPESVIQQYLEYVRPMHLSFVEPTKRYADVIIPHGGMNEPALDMLTARIRTTI from the coding sequence GTGACGGCCGGTCACGCACGCCCGTTTGTTATCGGTGTGGCCGGAGGGTCAGGCAGCGGCAAGACCACCGTGACCCGCCGCGTGATCGAGACCGTGGGTGGAAACGGGGTTTCGGTCCTGAACCAGGACAACTACTACCGCGACCAGTCCGATATTCTCTTTGGCGCCCGCCTCAATACCAACTACGACCACCCCGCCGCCTTTGACTGGCCGCTGCTGCGCTCGCACCTCGATGCCCTGCTGTCGGGGGTGCCGATCGATATGCCGGAGTACGACTTCACGCAGCACACCCGTTCGGCGCAGACCACCACGGTGCTGCCCGGCGCGGTGGTGGTGCTGGAAGGCTTTTTCGCGCTGTACGACGAGGAACTGCGGGGGCGCATGCACCTCAAGGTCTTTGTGGACGCCGACGCGGACGTGCGGTTTATCCGGCGCCTGCTGCGCGATACGCAGGAACGTGGCCGGACACCCGAAAGCGTCATCCAGCAGTATCTGGAGTACGTGCGGCCCATGCACCTGAGCTTCGTGGAGCCCACCAAGCGCTACGCCGACGTGATCATTCCGCACGGCGGGATGAACGAGCCGGCGCTGGATATGCTGACTGCACGGATCCGCACGACCATCTGA